One Amorphoplanes digitatis genomic window carries:
- a CDS encoding ArsA family ATPase: protein MPADRTAPRLDVDALLADPAIRIVVCCGAGGVGKTTTAAALGLRAAEQHGRRTVVLTIDPARRLAQSMGLTELDNTPRQVKGIDTEATGGELHAMMLDMKRTFDDVVQAHTSPQRAAEIFANPFYQAMSSTFSGTQEYMAMEKLGQLRAGDDWDLIVVDTPPSRSALDFLDAPARLSRFLDGRMLRMLMAPARGGRSMFSLVTASFGIFSRAVQKILGAQLLTDLSGFVAALDSMFGGFRQRADETYRILQDPQTAFLLVAAPERDAIGEAAHFAERLVEQRMPLAGLVLNRTHATTLKTLTLEAAEAAALTLDAAGDQPTTADALRIHAALLRLVERELRVAAQFTDAFPQVPTVAVMAQPADVHDVDGLRTIGAALA from the coding sequence CGCCCCCCGCCTGGACGTCGACGCCCTGCTGGCCGACCCGGCCATCAGGATCGTGGTCTGCTGCGGCGCCGGCGGCGTCGGCAAGACGACCACTGCCGCCGCGCTCGGCCTGCGCGCCGCCGAGCAGCACGGCCGCCGCACCGTGGTGCTGACCATCGACCCCGCCCGCCGGCTGGCCCAGTCGATGGGCCTGACCGAGCTGGACAACACGCCGCGGCAGGTCAAGGGCATCGACACCGAGGCGACCGGCGGCGAGCTGCACGCGATGATGCTCGACATGAAGCGCACGTTCGACGACGTCGTGCAGGCGCACACCTCGCCGCAGCGCGCCGCGGAGATCTTCGCGAACCCGTTCTACCAGGCCATGAGCTCGACGTTCTCCGGCACGCAGGAGTACATGGCGATGGAGAAGCTGGGGCAGCTGCGCGCCGGCGACGACTGGGACCTGATCGTCGTCGACACCCCGCCGTCGCGCTCGGCGCTGGACTTCCTCGACGCGCCGGCCCGGCTGTCGCGTTTCCTGGACGGCCGGATGCTGCGCATGCTGATGGCGCCCGCACGCGGCGGGCGCAGCATGTTCAGCCTGGTCACGGCCTCGTTCGGGATCTTCTCCCGGGCCGTGCAGAAGATACTGGGCGCCCAGCTGCTGACCGACCTGTCCGGCTTCGTGGCGGCCCTGGACTCCATGTTCGGCGGCTTCCGGCAGCGCGCCGACGAGACGTACCGGATCCTCCAGGACCCGCAGACGGCGTTCCTGCTGGTCGCGGCCCCGGAGCGGGACGCGATCGGTGAGGCGGCCCATTTCGCGGAGCGGCTGGTCGAGCAGCGCATGCCGCTCGCGGGCCTGGTGCTCAACCGCACCCACGCCACCACGCTGAAGACCCTCACGCTGGAGGCGGCCGAGGCCGCCGCGCTCACGCTGGACGCGGCCGGTGACCAGCCGACGACCGCGGACGCGCTGCGGATCCACGCGGCCCTGCTGCGCCTTGTCGAACGGGAACTCAGGGTCGCCGCCCAGTTCACCGACGCCTTTCCCCAGGTGCCGACGGTGGCCGTCATGGCGCAGCCCGCCGATGTGCACGACGTCGACGGGCTGCGGACAATCGGTGCTGCCCTCGCCTGA
- a CDS encoding WhiB family transcriptional regulator yields the protein MGMISDWPSMAACQSGDPDALFVQGAEQNVAKRICRSCPVRYECLADALDNRIEFGVWGGMTERERRALLRRHPHVASWRKMFEAALREKGADKVLVSTR from the coding sequence ATGGGAATGATCAGCGACTGGCCCAGCATGGCGGCGTGTCAGAGTGGCGACCCTGACGCACTCTTCGTGCAGGGCGCCGAGCAGAACGTGGCGAAGAGGATCTGCCGCAGCTGCCCGGTCCGCTACGAGTGCCTTGCCGACGCGCTGGACAACCGGATCGAGTTCGGCGTCTGGGGAGGCATGACCGAGCGGGAGCGCCGCGCGCTGCTACGCCGGCACCCGCACGTGGCGAGCTGGCGGAAGATGTTCGAAGCCGCGCTCCGCGAGAAGGGCGCCGACAAGGTACTCGTCTCCACCCGCTGA
- a CDS encoding penicillin-binding protein: protein MRRRDHNIFANATSLLICGLLAGVVVAAAAFPAVAMSGLAAKAGGETFASLPSELRQATAPQITRIFASDNKTQISVFYDEFRSDVPLKDISKNMQNAIIAAEDHEFYQHNGVDLKGVARAIVSNKSGKSQQGASTLTMQLVRMTLAYSATSPQEVVDATKDTPKRKITEMKYAMQIEKELSKEKILEGYLNAAPFGNGAYGVYAASQVYFSKKPKDLTIAEGALLASMVKAPTAFNPTTASGYPQALDRRNYVINDMMEIGLISADDARKATATKISREVDRPGNGCVSVAKNNWGFFCDYFYRWWLSQQAFGATTYDRERRLKSGGYRVQTSMDIKAQQAARKNIGEHISEKNKNALLLAGIQPGTGRVRMLAANRKFKLDDPQNPQNKISSDPRKAKKKIRGTYPNTTNPLLSGGGDITGYQAGSVFKMFTMVAALENGYPLAYSINAPAKYVSKYRIAPGPSTCNGIYYCPSNAGGKAGGVTNMWTGFSRSINTFFVPLQERVGAEKVVDVAQRFGVQFRAKSDADFASNKASAHQWGAFTLGVSSSTPLEMANAYATLAGDGMYCAPTPVQQITSKDGEKIDVGKPHCTRATSPDVARAALDAARCPVGDSPQLGSCGGSRTAAQAYYTIRHPIYGKSGTTDHDKTAALIIGSSSLAIAGYLVNPDYQDHKDRMLHAIVNPAVWDTMDDFLKGKTKVEFKKPGSRKISEGDQRSIPDVECATVAGALARIEGAGFTASVDNTEVESNCPKGTVAGTNPSGRTIKGGYVSIEISKGTGKEPGAPDDPKKPKPPGRR from the coding sequence ATGCGCAGACGCGATCACAACATCTTCGCCAATGCGACCTCGCTGCTGATCTGTGGCCTGCTCGCGGGCGTTGTCGTCGCCGCCGCCGCCTTCCCCGCAGTCGCCATGTCCGGCCTCGCGGCCAAGGCCGGCGGCGAGACGTTCGCCAGCCTGCCCAGCGAGCTCCGGCAGGCGACCGCCCCGCAGATCACGCGGATCTTCGCGTCGGACAACAAGACGCAGATATCGGTCTTCTACGACGAGTTCCGCAGCGACGTCCCGCTGAAGGACATCTCGAAGAACATGCAGAACGCGATCATCGCGGCCGAGGATCACGAGTTCTACCAGCACAACGGCGTCGACCTGAAGGGTGTCGCCCGCGCGATCGTCAGCAACAAGAGCGGCAAGTCCCAGCAGGGCGCCTCGACGCTGACCATGCAGCTGGTGCGTATGACCCTGGCCTACTCGGCGACCAGCCCGCAGGAGGTCGTCGACGCCACCAAGGACACGCCCAAGCGCAAGATCACCGAGATGAAGTACGCGATGCAGATCGAGAAGGAGCTCAGCAAGGAGAAGATCCTTGAGGGCTACCTGAACGCCGCGCCCTTCGGAAACGGCGCGTACGGCGTGTACGCCGCCAGCCAGGTGTACTTCAGCAAGAAGCCCAAGGATCTGACGATCGCCGAGGGCGCGCTGCTGGCCAGCATGGTCAAGGCGCCCACCGCGTTCAACCCCACGACCGCCAGCGGCTACCCGCAGGCGCTCGACCGCCGCAACTACGTCATCAACGACATGATGGAGATCGGCCTCATCAGCGCCGACGACGCGCGCAAGGCGACCGCGACGAAGATCAGCCGCGAGGTCGACCGCCCCGGCAACGGCTGCGTCTCGGTTGCCAAGAACAACTGGGGCTTCTTCTGCGACTACTTCTACCGCTGGTGGCTCAGCCAGCAGGCCTTCGGCGCGACCACGTACGACCGTGAGCGGCGCCTGAAGAGCGGCGGCTACCGCGTGCAGACGTCGATGGACATCAAGGCGCAGCAGGCGGCCCGCAAGAACATCGGCGAGCACATCTCGGAGAAGAACAAGAACGCCCTGCTGCTCGCCGGCATCCAGCCGGGCACCGGCCGGGTCCGCATGCTGGCGGCCAACCGCAAGTTCAAGCTGGACGACCCCCAAAACCCGCAGAACAAGATCTCCTCGGACCCGCGCAAGGCGAAGAAGAAGATCCGCGGCACGTACCCGAACACGACCAACCCGCTGCTCAGCGGCGGCGGCGACATCACCGGCTACCAGGCCGGCTCGGTGTTCAAGATGTTCACCATGGTCGCGGCGCTCGAGAACGGCTACCCGCTCGCCTACTCCATCAACGCGCCCGCCAAGTACGTCTCGAAGTACCGCATCGCACCCGGCCCCTCCACCTGCAACGGCATCTACTACTGCCCGAGCAACGCGGGCGGCAAGGCCGGCGGCGTCACCAACATGTGGACGGGCTTCAGTAGATCGATCAACACCTTCTTCGTGCCGCTGCAGGAACGGGTCGGCGCCGAGAAGGTGGTCGACGTGGCCCAGCGCTTCGGCGTGCAGTTCCGGGCCAAGAGCGACGCCGACTTCGCGTCGAACAAGGCCTCGGCACACCAGTGGGGCGCCTTCACCCTCGGCGTCTCGTCGTCGACCCCGCTGGAGATGGCGAACGCGTACGCGACCCTCGCCGGCGACGGCATGTACTGCGCGCCGACCCCGGTGCAGCAGATCACGTCGAAGGACGGCGAGAAGATCGACGTCGGCAAGCCGCACTGCACCCGCGCCACCTCACCGGACGTGGCCCGCGCGGCGCTCGACGCGGCCCGCTGCCCGGTCGGCGACAGCCCGCAGCTCGGCAGCTGCGGCGGCAGCCGTACGGCGGCGCAGGCCTACTACACGATCCGGCACCCGATCTACGGCAAGTCCGGCACCACCGACCACGACAAGACCGCCGCGCTGATCATCGGCAGCAGCTCGCTGGCGATCGCCGGCTACCTGGTCAACCCGGACTACCAGGACCACAAGGACCGCATGCTGCACGCCATCGTGAACCCCGCGGTCTGGGACACGATGGACGACTTCCTCAAGGGCAAGACGAAGGTCGAGTTCAAGAAGCCGGGCAGCAGAAAGATCTCCGAGGGCGACCAGCGCTCGATCCCGGACGTGGAATGCGCGACCGTCGCCGGGGCGCTGGCCCGGATCGAGGGCGCCGGCTTCACCGCCTCGGTCGACAACACCGAGGTCGAGTCGAACTGCCCGAAGGGCACGGTCGCGGGCACGAACCCGAGCGGCCGGACCATCAAGGGCGGCTACGTCAGCATCGAGATCAGCAAGGGCACCGGCAAGGAACCCGGGGCCCCGGACGATCCGAAGAAGCCCAAGCCACCGGGCCGAAGATGA
- a CDS encoding GatB/YqeY domain-containing protein, giving the protein MGTLKDRLKDDLHTAMKGRDELTTSTLRMALTAVSNAETAGDAAKVLSDDEVLAVLAKEAKKRREAANAFAGAGRTDQAAKENAEGEILDRYLPVQLTDEEIDGLVADALGAGGFTGKAQMGPAMKAAQAAVAGRAEGGRVAAAVRRRLG; this is encoded by the coding sequence ATGGGAACGCTGAAAGACCGCCTGAAGGATGACCTCCACACTGCCATGAAAGGGCGCGACGAGCTGACCACGTCGACGCTGCGGATGGCGTTGACCGCCGTGAGTAACGCGGAGACGGCCGGGGACGCCGCGAAGGTCCTCAGCGACGATGAGGTGCTCGCCGTGTTGGCCAAGGAGGCGAAGAAGCGGCGGGAGGCCGCGAACGCCTTCGCGGGGGCCGGGCGCACCGATCAGGCCGCCAAGGAGAACGCCGAGGGCGAGATCCTGGACCGGTACCTGCCCGTGCAGCTCACCGACGAGGAGATCGACGGGCTGGTCGCGGACGCGCTGGGTGCGGGCGGCTTCACCGGCAAGGCGCAGATGGGGCCGGCCATGAAGGCGGCGCAGGCCGCGGTCGCCGGGCGGGCCGAGGGTGGCCGGGTCGCGGCGGCCGTGCGCAGGCGGCTGGGCTGA
- a CDS encoding metallophosphoesterase, whose translation MRKRSLIALAAGITAVGGATFAYASLVERNMFTLRRFDVPVLEPDAEPLRILHISDLHMMPEQRRKQDWVAALGGTDPDLVVVTGDNMAAPDAIPGVLRALDPFLGLPGAFVFGSNDYRGPIWKNPLQYLLPEREYQQGEDLPAEDLRAAFVDAGWADLNNARTTIKAGGRSIELAGVDDPHIDRDDYPSVAGPVTADADLHIGVTHTPASRVLDPMAADGFNLLLAGHTHGGQVCVPGYGALTTNCDLPHAMAKGLHRWPGSEAWLHVSAGLGTHPTAPIRFACRPEATVLTLTPR comes from the coding sequence ATGCGCAAGCGCTCCCTTATCGCCCTGGCCGCCGGCATCACCGCCGTCGGTGGCGCCACCTTCGCCTACGCCTCCCTGGTCGAACGCAACATGTTCACCCTGCGCCGCTTCGACGTACCGGTGCTGGAACCCGACGCCGAACCGCTGCGCATCCTGCACATTTCGGACCTGCACATGATGCCGGAGCAGCGCCGCAAGCAGGACTGGGTGGCCGCGCTCGGCGGCACCGACCCGGACCTGGTCGTCGTCACCGGCGACAACATGGCCGCACCGGACGCCATCCCCGGAGTCCTGCGCGCACTGGACCCGTTCCTCGGCCTACCCGGCGCCTTCGTCTTCGGCTCGAACGACTACCGCGGCCCGATCTGGAAGAACCCCCTCCAGTACCTGCTCCCGGAACGCGAGTACCAGCAGGGCGAGGACCTGCCCGCCGAGGACCTCCGCGCGGCCTTCGTAGACGCCGGCTGGGCAGACCTGAACAACGCGAGAACCACCATCAAGGCCGGCGGCCGCTCGATCGAACTGGCCGGCGTCGACGACCCCCACATCGACCGGGACGACTACCCCTCGGTGGCCGGCCCGGTCACCGCCGACGCCGACCTGCACATCGGCGTGACACACACCCCGGCCTCCCGGGTCCTGGACCCGATGGCGGCGGACGGCTTCAACCTCCTACTGGCCGGCCACACCCACGGCGGCCAGGTCTGCGTACCCGGCTACGGCGCCCTCACCACGAACTGCGACCTCCCCCACGCGATGGCCAAGGGCCTGCACCGCTGGCCCGGCTCGGAAGCCTGGCTCCACGTCTCGGCGGGCCTCGGCACCCACCCGACCGCCCCCATCCGATTCGCCTGCCGCCCGGAGGCCACCGTCCTCACCCTGACACCCCGCTGA